One genomic segment of Naumovozyma castellii chromosome 9, complete genome includes these proteins:
- the NCAS0I00190 gene encoding endoplasmic reticulum-Golgi intermediate compartment family protein (ancestral locus Anc_7.31) produces MIVKKSTLLSIDAFSKTQEDVRIRTKSGAIITICCIVITLILLLNEYIQYTHIVSRPTLVIDRERNLKLELNLDITFPSIPCDLLNLDILDDSGELQLDLLQEGSFTKTRVDSNGNALDSMKFKLDDEVGEYPPQDDNYCGSCYGALDQSNNDNLPKDEKVCCQDCEQVRNAYLTAGWAFFDGKKIEQCEREGYVARINSHLNEGCRVKGDVLLNRIHGNIHFAPGRAFQNTKGHFHDTSLYEQTLSLNFNHIINHLSFGKSVEQLAEVRGASVSTSPLDGQQVSPSFDSHLYRYSYFTKIVPTRYEWLDGVVAETAQFSATFHESPVNGAMDPEHPHIRHSRTGLPGVFIYFEMSPLKVINQEQHFKSWSGVFLHGITSMGGILAVGTVLDKIFYRAQRTIQKRSATY; encoded by the coding sequence ATGATTGTTAAGAAGTCTACGTTGCTATCCATCGATGCCTTCTCCAAGACACAGGAAGATGTTAGAATTCGAACCAAATCAGGTGccatcatcaccatctgCTGTATAGTAATTACactaatattattactgAATGAATACATTCAATACACTCACATTGTCTCCAGACCCACATTGGTCATTGATAGAGAGAGAAACTTGAAGTTGGAATTGAACCTGGATATTACTTTCCCATCTATTCCCTGtgatttattgaatttggatATATTGGATGATTCTGGTGAATTACAATTAGATTTATTGCAAGAGGGAAGTTTCACCAAAACCAGAGTAGATTCCAATGGGAATGCCTTGGATTCCATGAAGTTTaaattggatgatgaagttggaGAATATCCACCACAAGATGATAATTATTGTGGTTCATGTTATGGTGCATTGGATCAATCAAATAACGATAACTTACCAAAGGATGAAAAAGTTTGTTGTCAAGATTGTGAACAAGTTCGTAATGCTTACTTGACTGCAGGTTGGGCATTCTTTGATGGTAAAAAGATTGAACAATGTGAAAGAGAGGGTTACGTGGCCAGGATAAATTCACATTTAAATGAAGGTTGTAGGGTTAAAGGTGACGTGTTATTGAATAGAATCCATGGTAATATTCATTTTGCACCAGGAAGAGCCTTCCAAAACACAAAGGGTCATTTCCATGATACCTCATTATATGAACAAACATTATCGTTAAATTTCAATCATATTATTAATCATTTAAGTTTTGGTAAATCTGTCGAACAATTGGCTGAAGTAAGAGGTGCATCTGTTTCCACGTCACCCTTAGATGGACAACAAGTCTCTCCATCTTTTGATTCTCATCTTTATAGGTATTCATATTTCACGAAGATTGTTCCAACAAGATACGAATGGTTAGATGGTGTTGTAGCGGAAACTGCCCAATTTAGTGCTACATTCCATGAAAGTCCCGTCAACGGAGCCATGGATCCAGAACATCCTCATATTAGACATTCGAGAACGGGATTACCAGGTgtgtttatttattttgaaatgtcGCCCTTGAAAGTAATTAATCAAGAACAGCATTTTAAATCCTGGTCTGGTGTGTTTTTACATGGTATTACTAGTATGGGTGGGATCCTTGCCGTGGGGACCGTGCTGGATAAGATATTTTATAGAGCTCAAAGGACTATACAAAAGAGGTCCGCCACGTACTGA
- the SNX3 gene encoding Snx3p (ancestral locus Anc_7.30) has translation MREFKSFGTTEQSTLSNTHKQQSFAEIYAEPENFLEITVHNPITHNSNGLGDVRIPNGDQNMFTDYEIVCHTNLPNFKSRNSKVRRRYSDFEFFKKCLLKEISMFTNHPRIMIPHLPGKIFLNNRFNPEVIEERMQGLDKWLKTVAGHPLLQSGSKVLVRFIQDEKFAG, from the coding sequence ATGAGGGAGTTCAAATCCTTTGGTACCACAGAACAATCAACGTTATCTAATACACACAAGCAGCAATCCTTTGCAGAAATCTATGCCGAACCAGAGAATTTCCTGGAGATTACAGTGCACAACCCTATAACACACAATAGTAATGGACTTGGGGACGTGAGAATACCCAACGGTGACCAAAATATGTTTACCGATTATGAGATTGTTTGCCATACCAATCTACCCAATTTTAAATCAAGGAACTCCAAAGTGAGGAGAAGATATTCTGACTTTGAGTTCTTTAAGAAATGTCTTCTTAAGGAGATATCCATGTTCACCAACCACCCAAGAATTATGATTCCCCATTTGCCAGGGAAGATCTTCTTAAACAACAGATTCAACCCTGAAGTTATCGAGGAGAGAATGCAAGGCTTAGATAAATGGCTCAAGACTGTTGCAGGACATCCATTGTTGCAATCTGGTTCCAAAGTCCTGGTCAGATTCATACAAGATGAGAAGTTTGCAGGATAA
- the HAP5 gene encoding Hap5p (ancestral locus Anc_7.29), giving the protein MNTMMNDLIEESDGDGLNLELNIGDMPLLPDVQGNIDDGVPELEPLPMEEEGEQEEEDSNANVELATANMAQLQQGSAPLDEEDDDYDVFRNVGLGLTGHYKEIMVQYWQELINEIESTNEPGSNHEDDFKSNSLPFARIRKVMKTDEDVRMISAEVPIIFAKACEIFITELTMRAWCVAENNRRRTLQKADIAEALKKCDMYDFLIDIVPRSETNQHQ; this is encoded by the coding sequence ATGAACACCATGATGAATGATCTTATTGAAGAATCGGATGGAGACGGTCtgaatttggaattgaacATCGGAGATATGCCCCTCTTACCTGACGTACAGGGGAACATCGACGATGGAGTCCCTGAATTGGAACCGCTCCCCATGGAAGAGGAAGGAGAAcaggaagaggaagatagTAATGCTAATGTAGAGTTGGCTACCGCCAACATGGCTCAATTACAACAAGGGTCTGCCCCGCTGGACGAGGAAGATGACGATTATGATGTATTTAGGAATGTCGGACTGGGACTGACAGGCCACTATAAGGAAATTATGGTTCAGTATTGGCAAGAATTAATTAACGAGATTGAATCCACAAATGAACCAGGGTCCAATCATGAGGACGATTTTAAATCCAACTCTTTACCCTTTGCAAGAATCAGGAAAGTTATGAAAACGGACGAAGACGTGAGAATGATAAGTGCTGAGGTACCTATTATATTTGCCAAGGCTTGTGAGATATTCATAACGGAATTGACCATGAGAGCATGGTGTGTGGCAGAGAATAACAGACGGAGGACGTTGCAGAAGGCAGACATCGCAGAGGCTCTCAAGAAATGTGATATGTACGACTTCCTGATCGATATAGTTCCTCGTAGCGAGACTAACCAACACCAATga
- the VTS1 gene encoding Vts1p (ancestral locus Anc_7.27), with translation MPGSFEEFNSGPQSPNPYNSMSRGAHPGAVLLSPQSSSSMNISGINSNINNPLLSPQQQPHSISFNDILDQQSFMLDPTTGRSTISSPPLSMAQQQLPHHSSTASLAAGSVQQLISPLLQSPSSRSNIHASFLDTYGIPQQQQQQQSTNDQIRHPQYNSTTTATNFSTDVHQLCSWLSLLNSSQQQNVMDNILPILDEETLQHLALKLSNLPSTTTTNFSQNSSLSPRQVPLLASPVPNRYPQSQQSMNNLDSVFSFAATTKNTNTNTNNNMNNNNNIMMREVNDSTFQHPSVLYPQWSPPPTSSSKPIYDYIKESRQRPKSAEPHLSNINGSNTTSNSNSTSANNIMSMMKSKNFGMMRRSPTNSNTAAKVSINNSDDGSSSSNSASNSNYNLNSNFDTHLHPFKHSSFNNNNSNNNNNNNNTNHYSHRRIRSNTEQHSLLEHSNNPKARATTPLNSSTQDFNSPPSHGNTSSSNNNNSMNTKNLTDPKLLLNISSWLKSLRLHKYSPILENYSWQDLIELDDQTLEEKGVSALGARRKLLKAFAIVKECKEQGVIDKRAY, from the coding sequence ATGCCAGGCTCCTTCGAGGAATTCAACAGTGGACCTCAATCTCCAAATCCATACAATTCCATGTCAAGAGGTGCTCATCCAGGTGCAGTGTTATTATCACCGcaatcttcatcatcgatGAATATCTCCGGTATTAACAGCAATATAAATAATCCATTGTTGTctccacaacaacaacctcaTAGCATCTCTTTTAATGATATATTGGACCAACAGTCATTCATGTTAGATCCAACGACGGGTCGTTCTACCATTTCATCTCCCCCATTGAGTATGgctcaacaacaacttcCTCATCATTCTTCCACCGCATCTCTGGCAGCAGGTTCTGTTCAGCAATTAATATCCCCGTTATTACAATCACCAAGCTCACGTTCCAATATTCATGCATCATTCTTAGATACATATGGTAttccacaacaacaacagcaacaacaatctACCAATGATCAAATACGTCATCCACAATAtaattcaacaacaacggCCACAAATTTCTCTACTGATGTTCATCAATTGTGTTCCTGGTTATCCTTATTGAATAGTTCCCAACAACAAAATGTCATGGATAATATATTACCGATtttagatgaagaaactTTACAACATCTTGCATTAAAGTTATCCAACTTGCCCAGTACTACCACAACTAATTTCTCCCAGAATTCAAGTTTGTCACCTCGTCAAGTACCTTTACTAGCATCTCCTGTGCCAAACAGGTATCCTCAAAGTCAACaatcaatgaataatttggattctGTGTTTTCCTTtgcagcaacaacaaagaataCCAATACTAACacgaataataatatgaataataataataacatcaTGATGAGAGAGGTAAACGATTCGACTTTCCAGCATCCATCCGTGTTATACCCACAATGGTCTCCACCACCAACATCGAGTTCCAAACCTATATATGATTATATCAAAGAATCTCGTCAAAGACCGAAATCTGCAGAACCTCATCTTTCCAATATTAATGGTAGTAATACTACTTCGAATTCTAATTCCACCTCGgctaataatattatgtCAATGATGAAATCTAAGAATTTCGGCATGATGAGAAGATCACCTACAAATAGTAATACCGCTGCCAAAGTTTCCATTAACAATAGTGATGATGGTAGTAGTAGTTCTAATTCAGCCTCAAACTCAAATTacaatttaaattcaaattttgatacGCATTTACATCCTTTCAAGCATTcatcattcaataataataatagtaataataataacaataataataacacCAATCATTATTCTCATAGAAGAATCAGATCAAACACGGAACAACACTCACTATTGGAACATTCAAACAATCCAAAAGCAAGAGCCACCACGCCACTGAATTCCAGCACTCAGGATTTCAACTCACCACCTTCGCATGGGAATACTAGCagtagtaataataataattcaatgaatacaaaaaatttaacagatccaaaattattgttaaatatttcttcatggCTAAAATCCTTAAGGTTACATAAATATTCTCccatcttggaaaattattcttggcaagatttaattgaattagATGACCAAACTTTAGAAGAGAAAGGTGTGAGTGCGTTAGGTgcaagaaggaaattgttAAAAGCATTTGCCATTGTTAAAGAATGTAAGGAACAAGGAGTGATAGATAAAAGAGCATATTAG
- the PDE2 gene encoding 3',5'-cyclic-nucleotide phosphodiesterase PDE2 (ancestral locus Anc_7.26), translating to MSTLFLIGTSKEQLESSRLPYLTSENNALFDRTIVLPDLKALFVRLYKDRMITLPNIWNYERGVSLVLYNPSENKDESHLSVRQLNDILDRCLPTFNVTAVDYTNEEQYTHFFEDLEDEIRISQDSILRLNHWMYHHTEEHSPVNMQDSSCGTNIYSMLRHLTNSEKFKQMKPVTSEHEDLPSFITDIQFKDFLSDTQIDETHYLNLLSTWNFAALNLTTEELIICGFLLIRKLTRETGRKDLILDDNQLLFLFFTIEASYHQVNKFHNFRHAIDVMQATWQLCVNLKFKDPIHILLLCIAGIGHDIGHPGTNNQLFKESTSSLGEKFQNQSVLEKFHAEVFQNLIFHQWPQLFQLSHENSNLIKEAILATDMGFHTTYVKRLNELIQTPPTDKNPVDFITLISFVIKAADISNVTRPLIISAKWAFLIGMEFTDCGILSNFTKDNNNNKCLKDKDNKEKYNDESYTTKIFDILYSNDITVEELLKEYPAIANGQIFFINMFAEEFFGKLSLVFPNLKFLNDNVQSNKKYWLQKLKESK from the coding sequence ATGTCAACCTTATTCCTCATTGGTACCTCTAAGgaacaattggaaagttCTCGCCTCCCATACTTGACGAGCGAGAACAATGCCCTTTTTGACAGGACCATTGTTCTGCCAGATCTTAAGGCTTTGTTTGTTAGATTATACAAGGATAGAATGATAACGTTGCCCAATATATGGAATTATGAACGTGGTGTCTCATTGGTATTATACAATCCATCggaaaataaagatgagTCTCATCTGTCCGTGCGACAACTGAATGATATATTAGATAGGTGTTTACCGACTTTTAACGTGACGGCAGTGGATTATACCAACGAGGAACAATATACacatttctttgaagatttggaagatgaaattagaaTATCTCAAGATAGTATCTTAAGATTGAACCATTGGATGTACCATCATACTGAAGAACATTCTCCTGTTAATATGCAAGATTCTTCATGTGGTACCAACATATATTCTATGCTTAGACATTTAACAAattctgaaaaatttaaacaaaTGAAGCCAGTAACTTCGGAACATGAAGATCTACCATCTTTCATAACAGATATTCAATTCAAGGACTTTTTATCGGACACGCAGATAGATGAGActcattatttaaatttattatccaCTTGGAATTTTGCTGCCTTAAATCTAACTACGGAAGAACTAATAATTTGTGGATTTCTCTTAATACGGAAGTTAACGAGAGAAACAGGAAGGAAAGACCTAATACTGGATGAtaatcaattattatttttatttttcaccATTGAAGCATCATATCATCAAGTTAATAAATTCCATAATTTCAGACATGCAATCGATGTCATGCAAGCAACGTGGCAATTATGTGtcaatttaaaatttaaagatcCAATTCATATCTTGCTTCTTTGTATTGCAGGTATTGGTCATGATATTGGTCATCCAGGGAcaaataatcaattatttaaagaatctACATCTTCACTGGgagaaaaatttcaaaatcaatctGTCCTGGAAAAATTCCATGCTGAagtatttcaaaatttaattttccATCAATGGCCAcaattattccaattatcacatgaaaattcaaatttaattaaagaagcTATCCTAGCCACTGATATGGGGTTCCATACAACTTATGTCAAGAGATTAAATGAACTAATTCAAACTCCACCAACAGACAAAAACCCGGTCGATTTTATTACTCTTATTTCATTTGTTATAAAGGCAGCAGATATATCCAACGTAACGAGACCATTAATCATATCTGCTAAATGGGCATTCCTTATTGGTATGGAATTTACAGACTGTGGTATCCTATCCAATTTCACAaaggataataataataacaaatgTTTAAAGGATAAAGataataaggaaaaatataatgatgaaTCGTATACTACCAAAATTTTCGATATTCTTTATTCTAATGATATTACAGTCGAGGAATTATTAAAAGAATATCCTGCAATTGCAAATGgacaaattttctttattaacATGTTTGCAGAAGAGTTCTTTGGTAAACTATCACTTGTTTTcccaaatttgaaattcttaaatGACAACGTTCAATCCAATAAAAAATACTGGCtacaaaaattgaaagaatctaaataa
- the PRT1 gene encoding translation initiation factor eIF3 core subunit b (ancestral locus Anc_7.22): MNEEMFAGHYLKRLRHFPKDKTINERYPNMSASDVTTIKMEDIPVDDIDFSDLEKEYSIDDEFSFDQYVVVSGAPVIPESKVPVLQKALTGLFSKAGKVVNMDFPIDEASGKSKGFLFVECGSSDDAKKILKSFNGKRLDLKHRLFIYTMKDVEKFNSDHFEKEFKEPELPEFVSSGSLKSWLLDDAGRDQFVIQRENLTTVAWNSMFHGSEEVETRDNWSTNYVRFSPKGTYLFSYHLQGVTAWGGAHFDRLRRFYHPNVRTSSVSPNEKYLVTFSADPIVIDEEDPESPFSKKNEGHQLCIWEISSGLLLATFPVIKSPYLQWPFVRWSYNDRYCARMVGDTLVVHDSEKNFAPLENKSLKVPGIRDFSFAPTGVKLQPFRAGDEPSVLLSYWTPETNNISCKATIVEVPRGRVLKTVNLVQVSNVTLHWQNQSEFLCFNVERHSKTGKTIFSNLELCRLTERDIPVEKVEMKDRVIAFEWEPHGNRFITIAEQDTGDDNIAIPRNVIGFFAPEQRENVKDTSIKRWKLFKEIKGKFCNTISWSPAGRFVVVATLVKPNVRKSTLDFFDMDYAGEKNMNDIQEVTASLKDVAQPANGAATDMTWDPSGRFVTVWSSALKHKVENGFRMYNVAGELVKEDFMPNFRNFAWRPRPESTLTNAEKKKVRKNLREWSVQFEEQDAMDADTALRDAILKQRKALKEWTAYRVTTSSKLEKNFGFKAYDTVNDEDDDDYVDVEELKEEIVEEKRKKFNCRFSYS, from the coding sequence atgaatgaagaaatgtttGCAGGCCACTACTTAAAAAGGTTAAGACACTTTCCCAAGGACAAGACTATTAACGAAAGGTATCCAAATATGTCTGCCTCTGATGTTACTACCATAAAGATGGAAGATATCCCAGTGGATGATATCGATTTTTCGGATCTAGAAAAGGAATACAgtattgatgatgaattttcttttgacCAATATGTTGTTGTTAGTGGTGCACCAGTGATCCCAGAATCTAAGGTTCCAGTCTTACAAAAGGCTTTGACTGGGTTATTCTCTAAGGCAGGTAAAGTTGTCAATATGGACTTCCCAATTGACGAAGCTTCTGGTAAGAGTAAAGGTTTCTTATTCGTGGAATGTGGTTCTTCTGATGATGCTAAGAAAATCTTAAAATCCTTTAATGGTAAGAGATTGGATTTGAAACATCGTTTGTTTATTTACACTATGAAGGATGTcgaaaaattcaattctgatcactttgaaaaagaattcaaagaacCTGAACTTCCTGAATTTGTTTCATCTGGatctttgaaatcttgGTTATTGGATGATGCCGGAAGAGATCAATTTGttattcaaagagaaaatttAACTACTGTTGCCTGGAATTCTATGTTCCATGGTTCTGAAGAAGTGGAAACTAGAGACAATTGGTCCACCAATTATGTAAGATTCTCTCCAAAGGGTActtatttgttttcttaTCATTTGCAAGGTGTTACCGCTTGGGGTGGAGCTCATTTTGATAGATTAAGAAGATTTTACCATCCAAATGTTAGAACTTCTTCAGTGTcaccaaatgaaaaatactTGGTCACATTTTCTGCTGATCCAATTGTTATTGACGAAGAAGATCCAGAATCTCCATTTTCTAAAAAGAATGAAGGTCATCAACTATGTATTTGGGAAATCTCATCTGGTTTGTTATTAGCCACTTTCCCTGTCATTAAATCACCATACTTACAATGGCCATTTGTCAGATGGTCATACAATGATAGATATTGTGCTCGTATGGTTGGTGATACTTTGGTGGTTCATGATTCTGAAAAGAATTTTGCaccattggaaaataaGAGTTTGAAGGTTCCAGGCATTAGAGATTTCTCCTTTGCACCAACCGGTGTTAAATTGCAACCTTTCAGAGCTGGCGATGAACCGTCTGTATTGTTATCTTACTGGACTCCAGAAACCAATAATATCTCCTGTAAAGCAACCATCGTGGAAGTCCCACGTGGTAGAGTGCTAAAGACAGTTAATTTGGTCCAAGTTTCTAATGTTACTTTACATTGGCAAAATCAATCTGAGTTCCTATGTTTCAATGTTGAAAGACATTCCAAGACTGGTAAGACAATATTTAGTAATTTGGAACTTTGTAGATTGACTGAAAGAGATATTCCTGTGGAAAAGGTTGAAATGAAAGATCGTGTTATTGCATTTGAATGGGAACCACATGGAAACAGATTTATTACTATTGCTGAACAAGATACTGGTGATGATAATATTGCTATTCCAAGAAATGTTATTGGATTCTTTGCCCCTgaacaaagagaaaatgTTAAGGATACTAGTATTAAAAGATGGAAATTATTTAAGGAAATTAAGGGGAAATTCTGTAATACAATTTCTTGGTCTCCAGCTGGTAGATTTGTGGTGGTAGCTACATTAGTGAAACCAAATGTTCGTAAATCTACTttagatttctttgatatgGATTATGCTGGtgaaaagaatatgaaTGATATTCAAGAAGTTACTGCATCTTTGAAGGATGTGGCACAACCAGCTAATGGTGCTGCTACTGATATGACATGGGATCCATCCGGTAGATTTGTTACTGTTTGGTCCAGTGCTTTGAAACATAAAGTGGAGAATGGGTTTAGAATGTATAATGTTGCTGGTGAATTAGTTAAAGAAGATTTCATGCCAAATTTCAGAAACTTTGCATGGAGACCAAGACCTGAATCTACCTTGACCAAtgctgaaaagaagaaggttaGAAAGAATCTAAGAGAATGGTCAgttcaatttgaagaacaagatgcTATGGATGCTGATACAGCTCTCAGAGATGCCATTTTGAAACAACGTAAGGCATTGAAGGAATGGACAGCTTACAGAGTAACTACATCTAGCAAATTGGAGAAAAACTTCGGTTTCAAAGCTTATGATACTgtaaatgatgaagatgatgatgattacgttgatgttgaagaattaaaggaGGAAATTGTGGAggaaaaaaggaaaaagttTAATTGTAGGTTCTCATATAGTTAA
- the PRE10 gene encoding proteasome core particle subunit alpha 7 (ancestral locus Anc_7.20), whose protein sequence is MTSIGTGYDLSNSVFSPDGRNFQVEYAVKAVENGATSIGIKCDDGVVFAVEKIVTSKLLVPKRNVKIQGIDRHIGCVYSGLIPDGRHFVNRGREEASNFKKLYSNAIPIPAFADRIGQYVQAHTLYNSVRPFGVTAIFGGIDENGPHLYMLEPSGTYWGYKGAATGKGRQTAKAELEKVIDQNSEGFSARDAVKQAAKIIYMAHEDNKEKDFELEISWCSKSETNGLHKFVEGELFDEAVEYAKKEIAGDEDSDSDNAMSSDDEDAGPDVATTTETPATEGNADRDGDIEIE, encoded by the coding sequence ATGACGTCCATTGGAACAGGTTACGATTTATCTAATAGTGTCTTCTCACCAGATGGGAGAAATTTCCAAGTGGAATACGCAGTCAAGGCTGTCGAAAACGGTGCAACCTCGATAGGTATTAAATGTGACGACGGTGTGGTTTTTGCCGTGGAGAAAATTGTTACTTCCAAACTACTTGTCCCTAAGAGAAATGTTAAGATTCAAGGAATTGACCGTCATATTGGATGCGTGTATTCTGGGTTAATCCCAGATGGGAGACATTTTGTCAACAGGGGACGTGAAGAAGCttccaatttcaagaaattatattctAATGCTATTCCTATACCTGCATTTGCAGACAGAATTGGACAATATGTGCAAGCTCATACTCTATATAATAGTGTTAGACCCTTTGGTGTCACTGCCATATTTGGGGGTATAGATGAGAATGGTCCCCATTTGTATATGTTAGAACCTAGTGGGACTTATTGGGGTTATAAAGGTGCCGCTACAGGTAAGGGTAGACAAACGGCAAAGGCGGAATTGGAAAAGGTAATTGATCAAAATTCAGAAGGATTCTCTGCAAGAGACGCTGTGAAGCAAGCTGCaaagattatttatatGGCTCATGAggataataaagaaaaggatTTTGAATTGGAGATAAGTTGGTGTTCAAAATCTGAAACAAACGGTTTACATAAGTTTGTGGAAGGAGAATTGTTTGACGAAGCTGTCGAATATgctaagaaggaaattgcTGGAGATGAAGATAGTGATAGTGACAACGCAATGTCTAGTGATGACGAAGATGCCGGCCCAGATGTTGCAACCACCACGGAAACCCCAGCAACCGAGGGAAACGCCGATAGAGATGGAGACATTGAAATCGAGTAA
- the AIM2 gene encoding protein AIM2 (ancestral locus Anc_7.18) — MASNRPGKCCFSGFYHEGTPKGIHESIYGVDTYVTGSASPKEKVIVILTDVYGNRFNNVNLIADQLADAGYKVYIPDILFNDPVVALDGSVDFNEWLAKHDAVKTRAVVDNFLKELKREFGPKFIGVIGYCFGAKFAVQQISSKDGLANCCAIAHPSFVSIDEIKAIGNKKPLLISAAENDTIFPADLRHTTEDTLREIGARYQLDLFSGVSHGFAARGDVSDPVVKYAKEKALRDQIFWFDHFST, encoded by the coding sequence atggcTTCCAATCGTCCAGGTAAATGCTGCTTCTCAGGTTTCTATCATGAAGGAACCCCTAAAGGAATTCACGAAAGCATATATGGTGTGGATACCTACGTTACCGGTTCTGCCTCTCCAAAGGAAAAAGTCATCGTTATTCTAACTGACGTGTATGGTAACCGTTTCAACAATGTTAATTTGATTGCTGACCAATTGGCTGATGCCGGCTATAAAGTTTACATCCCAGATATTCTCTTCAATGACCCGGTGGTGGCCTTAGATGGTTCGGTCGATTTCAATGAGTGGTTGGCCAAGCACGATGCTGTTAAGACTCGTGCAGTAGTagataatttcttgaaagaattgaaacgAGAATTTGGTCCTAAATTTATTGGTGTCATTGGTTATTGTTTTGGTGCCAAATTTGCTGTTCAACAAATTAGCAGCAAAGATGGGTTGGCTAACTGTTGTGCCATTGCTCATCCCtcttttgtttcaattgatgaaattaaagcCATTGGTAACAAGAAACCTTTATTGATATCAGCCGCTGAAAACGATACTATATTCCCTGCCGATTTGAGACACACCACTGAAGACACCTTGAGGGAAATCGGTGCCAGATATCAACTTGACTTGTTTAGTGGTGTTTCTCATGGATTTGCAGCCAGAGGTGACGTCTCCGATCCAGTAGTTAAATACGCCAAGGAGAAGGCTTTACGTGaccaaatattttggtttgATCATTTTTCTACATGA